Proteins encoded within one genomic window of Candidatus Palauibacter scopulicola:
- a CDS encoding efflux RND transporter periplasmic adaptor subunit yields MLRRLLFGSSLRIIAVITVGTIAVVALMLSLAPEPGSQEPPPQIPFAQTANVVAGSGAIPVFGSGTVRPSEEIDVAPQVGGKVVRVSPRFQSGGRVEAGETLFRIEEADYAYRVQVAEANVAASRVAFLEEQERATIASAQYELYVERRETGPPPAEASPLTLREPQLEAASAALSRDQARLEEAKLAFSRTRVTAPFDGFVREESVDAGQVVNPGQPVGRLFASGAVEVVVPLSDADAALVPGLWGLEAGDGARDVAARVVAHYGDATYAWEGYVDRGETSVDAQTRTIDVIVRVPDPFDPSAPAGPSAAVGGDPPLLVGKFVEVEIEGISPEDYFRIPRAALQPGNEVWTVDGDGVVSIVPVQVLQRANDAVFVTGALRGGQAVVTGGLQFATEGMRVQTDPAR; encoded by the coding sequence CCAGCCTCAGGATCATCGCCGTGATCACGGTCGGTACGATTGCGGTCGTGGCACTCATGCTCTCGCTGGCCCCCGAACCGGGAAGCCAGGAACCGCCCCCCCAGATCCCGTTTGCGCAAACGGCCAACGTTGTGGCCGGATCGGGTGCCATACCCGTGTTCGGATCCGGCACCGTGCGGCCAAGCGAGGAGATCGACGTCGCACCGCAGGTGGGCGGCAAGGTCGTCCGGGTGAGTCCGCGATTCCAGAGTGGAGGGCGCGTGGAGGCGGGCGAGACGCTCTTCCGCATCGAAGAAGCCGATTACGCCTACCGCGTGCAGGTAGCGGAAGCGAACGTCGCGGCCAGCCGCGTCGCCTTCCTCGAGGAACAGGAACGGGCAACGATCGCCAGCGCCCAGTATGAACTGTACGTGGAGCGGCGCGAGACGGGGCCTCCGCCGGCCGAGGCGAGTCCGCTCACGCTGAGGGAGCCTCAGCTGGAAGCGGCCAGCGCCGCGCTGAGCCGGGATCAGGCCCGGCTTGAGGAGGCGAAACTCGCGTTCTCCAGGACCCGGGTCACCGCGCCGTTCGATGGCTTCGTGCGCGAGGAATCCGTCGATGCGGGGCAGGTCGTGAACCCCGGGCAGCCCGTCGGACGCCTCTTCGCTTCGGGGGCGGTGGAGGTCGTCGTTCCCCTCTCCGACGCCGACGCCGCCCTGGTCCCCGGATTGTGGGGGCTTGAGGCGGGGGACGGGGCACGGGACGTAGCGGCTCGTGTGGTCGCCCACTACGGGGATGCCACGTACGCCTGGGAGGGCTACGTGGATCGGGGTGAGACTTCCGTTGACGCGCAGACACGCACCATCGACGTGATCGTGCGCGTGCCGGACCCGTTCGACCCAAGCGCGCCGGCGGGCCCGTCCGCCGCCGTCGGGGGCGATCCTCCGTTGCTGGTCGGCAAGTTCGTGGAGGTGGAGATCGAGGGAATCTCACCGGAGGACTACTTCCGGATCCCGCGAGCTGCGCTGCAACCCGGCAACGAAGTCTGGACGGTGGACGGCGACGGCGTCGTGAGCATCGTTCCGGTTCAGGTGCTGCAACGCGCCAACGATGCGGTGTTCGTCACCGGCGCCCTGCGGGGCGGCCAGGCGGTAGTCACCGGTGGACTTCAGTTCGCCACCGAAGGGATGCGCGTCCAGACCGACCCGGCGCGATGA
- a CDS encoding efflux RND transporter permease subunit gives MNPDAGPEPDDRRERSGPLAYMASNGIAANLLMMGIVAAGLVALTGLEREAWPITPFYHIEVSMAYPGATPEEIEESIVVKIEDQVSGLDDVRAVKSLAAPGIASVRIQMDSRTDMDRALDDIESAVNRIQSFPAGAERPRFQEMDNRFSMMRLIVHGDVSERSLKELAHRIEDDLAALPSVSQVEVSGVRNYEISIEVSLHRLRALGLSLTDVAGAIRRSSLDLSAGSIDTRESQVRVRTLGQNYDQQDFEEIVLLSGRDGTVVRLGDIAEVRDGFQEADLIVRHQDRPAVFVEVYRAGGEQVMDVATTVREHLANEVIPALPDGVGITLWNDESQAYEERADLLLKNGFLGLLLVLVALSLFSPGSARPVGRRGPRRFGCRRARRHDGIRRGDQHHQPLLLCPRHWDRR, from the coding sequence ATGAATCCCGACGCGGGTCCCGAGCCGGACGACCGCCGCGAGCGGTCCGGCCCGCTCGCCTACATGGCCAGCAACGGCATCGCGGCCAATCTCCTGATGATGGGCATCGTCGCGGCCGGACTCGTGGCCCTGACCGGCCTCGAGCGGGAAGCCTGGCCCATCACCCCCTTCTACCACATCGAAGTCTCGATGGCCTATCCCGGCGCCACGCCGGAGGAGATCGAGGAGTCGATCGTCGTCAAGATCGAGGACCAGGTCAGCGGGCTCGATGACGTGAGGGCCGTCAAGTCCCTGGCGGCTCCGGGCATTGCCTCCGTGCGGATCCAGATGGATTCCCGTACGGACATGGATCGGGCCCTGGACGACATCGAATCTGCCGTCAATCGCATCCAGTCCTTCCCGGCCGGAGCCGAACGTCCGCGCTTCCAGGAGATGGACAACCGCTTCAGCATGATGCGGCTCATCGTCCACGGCGACGTCTCCGAGCGCTCGCTGAAGGAACTGGCGCATCGGATCGAGGATGACCTCGCCGCGCTACCCTCCGTCTCCCAGGTCGAGGTCAGCGGGGTCCGGAACTACGAGATCTCCATCGAGGTATCGCTTCACCGCCTCAGAGCCCTGGGACTCTCCCTCACCGACGTTGCCGGGGCGATCCGCCGCAGTTCGCTCGACTTGTCGGCCGGCAGCATCGACACGCGGGAATCCCAGGTTCGGGTGCGGACCCTCGGGCAGAACTACGACCAGCAGGACTTCGAGGAGATCGTCCTTCTCAGCGGCCGCGACGGCACGGTCGTGCGCCTCGGCGACATTGCCGAGGTCCGCGACGGGTTCCAGGAGGCAGACCTGATCGTCCGCCATCAGGACCGGCCCGCCGTATTCGTCGAGGTCTATCGGGCCGGTGGCGAGCAGGTGATGGATGTGGCCACGACGGTTCGCGAGCACCTGGCGAACGAGGTGATCCCGGCCTTGCCGGACGGCGTGGGCATCACCCTGTGGAACGACGAATCCCAGGCCTACGAGGAACGCGCCGATCTTCTTCTGAAGAACGGATTTCTGGGTTTGTTGCTGGTGCTGGTCGCACTGAGCCTGTTTTCTCCAGGTTCGGCTCGCCCTGTGGGTCGCCGTGGGCCTCGCCGTTTCGGGTGTAGGCGCGCTCGCCGCCATGATGGCATTCGACGTGGCGATCAACACCATCAGCCTCTTCTCCTTTGTCCTCGCCATTGGGATCGTCGTTGA
- a CDS encoding efflux RND transporter permease subunit has translation MGLAVSGVGALAAMMAFDVAINTISLFSFVLAIGIVVDDAIVVAEHIQHERNQGTPGVAAAIRGVRRIKVPLTFAVLTSVVAFVPLLFIPGGVGDVWRALPIIMIAMLLFSLVESLFVLPNHLSHLPGPDWVPANAFDRFFSRLQSRVDAQLQRFIQGPLDRALRFATARPGVTMTGAVALLVLSISLLPAGIVPTTLADDVEGDIVTVVLEMPDGATAPRTYEVALELEAAGHRVIEQLSRSRPADAPPLLTGVTVTVGLGSRIEGGLNPQPTLNPQANIATIEFKLLGAQQRRISTGDVVQAWREEVGVLPYVRGITFSGEIFTLGNPVEVVLSHPDPERLAGIAGSVVDGLRSVRGVYDIRSDHAPGIPEVQLELRPEARTLGLTVQELAGQARAAFFGAEAVRVQRGREEVRVYVRLPAEERNSITDIEGYLLRTPGGDEVPMVSVASLIPGVSPSALRRRDGQRVVTVTADVDASVISGDEANEILAGSILADLAAAYPGLTYTFGGEQQQQLESIDALYRGFAVALILIFALLAIPLRSYTKPFIIMAVIPFGFIGVILGHWILGVALSAVSFMGIFGLSGVVVNDSLVMIDFIDQKLREGVPPRTAIMEGAKGRFRPIMLTSLTTFLGFTPLILERAIQAQFLIPFAASLGCGILFITAILMMVVPALCTLHLRLMPSRRPSIPSAA, from the coding sequence GTGGGCCTCGCCGTTTCGGGTGTAGGCGCGCTCGCCGCCATGATGGCATTCGACGTGGCGATCAACACCATCAGCCTCTTCTCCTTTGTCCTCGCCATTGGGATCGTCGTTGACGACGCCATCGTTGTGGCCGAGCACATTCAACACGAACGCAATCAGGGGACCCCGGGGGTCGCGGCCGCGATCCGGGGCGTCCGGCGGATCAAGGTGCCGTTGACGTTCGCGGTTCTCACTTCGGTGGTGGCCTTCGTCCCCTTGCTGTTCATCCCCGGCGGCGTCGGTGACGTATGGCGGGCTCTGCCGATCATCATGATCGCCATGCTGCTGTTTTCGCTGGTGGAATCGCTGTTCGTTCTGCCGAACCACCTGTCCCACCTGCCCGGTCCGGACTGGGTGCCGGCCAACGCGTTCGACCGATTCTTCTCGCGACTCCAGAGTCGTGTCGACGCCCAACTGCAGCGGTTCATCCAGGGGCCCCTGGACCGGGCCCTGCGGTTCGCCACGGCCCGGCCCGGGGTGACGATGACGGGGGCCGTTGCACTGCTCGTGCTGAGCATTTCCCTGCTGCCCGCGGGAATCGTCCCCACCACGCTGGCCGACGACGTGGAGGGCGATATCGTGACGGTCGTGTTGGAGATGCCCGATGGGGCCACCGCTCCGCGAACGTACGAAGTCGCGCTGGAGCTGGAGGCCGCGGGCCACCGGGTCATCGAACAACTCTCTCGAAGCCGCCCCGCGGACGCGCCGCCGCTGCTGACCGGTGTCACCGTGACCGTCGGACTGGGATCGAGAATCGAGGGCGGACTCAACCCGCAGCCCACCCTCAATCCGCAGGCCAATATCGCCACCATCGAGTTCAAACTCCTCGGTGCGCAGCAGAGGCGGATCTCCACCGGAGACGTCGTGCAGGCGTGGCGGGAGGAGGTGGGTGTGCTGCCCTACGTCCGCGGCATCACCTTCAGCGGCGAGATCTTCACCCTGGGGAACCCGGTCGAGGTCGTACTGTCACACCCGGACCCGGAGCGCCTCGCCGGGATCGCCGGCTCGGTGGTCGACGGACTCCGCAGCGTGAGGGGCGTCTACGACATACGGTCGGATCACGCCCCGGGCATCCCGGAGGTTCAGCTCGAGTTGCGGCCCGAAGCGCGCACGCTCGGTCTCACCGTGCAGGAGTTGGCGGGACAGGCGAGGGCCGCGTTCTTCGGCGCGGAAGCCGTCCGGGTGCAGCGCGGCCGGGAAGAGGTACGAGTCTACGTCCGGCTGCCCGCCGAAGAGCGAAACTCGATTACCGATATCGAGGGCTACCTGCTCCGGACGCCGGGCGGGGACGAGGTGCCGATGGTCAGTGTGGCGTCGCTGATCCCGGGCGTATCGCCCTCGGCCCTCCGGCGCAGGGATGGCCAGCGCGTCGTCACCGTCACCGCCGATGTGGACGCCTCGGTGATTTCCGGCGACGAAGCCAACGAGATCCTGGCCGGTTCGATCCTCGCGGACCTGGCCGCGGCGTACCCGGGCCTGACATACACGTTCGGGGGCGAGCAGCAGCAGCAGCTGGAGTCCATCGACGCGCTGTACCGCGGTTTCGCGGTCGCGCTGATCCTGATTTTCGCGCTCCTCGCCATCCCCCTCCGTTCATACACCAAGCCGTTCATCATCATGGCCGTCATCCCCTTCGGGTTCATCGGCGTGATCCTGGGCCACTGGATCCTGGGAGTAGCCCTGAGCGCCGTCTCCTTCATGGGGATCTTCGGTCTGAGCGGCGTGGTGGTGAACGATTCCCTGGTCATGATCGATTTCATCGATCAGAAACTCCGGGAAGGCGTCCCGCCGAGAACCGCGATCATGGAGGGGGCAAAGGGGCGTTTTCGTCCGATCATGCTCACTTCCCTGACCACGTTCCTCGGCTTCACGCCCCTGATCCTCGAGCGCGCGATCCAGGCCCAGTTCCTGATACCGTTTGCCGCTTCGCTCGGTTGCGGCATTCTCTTCATAACGGCCATACTTATGATGGTGGTTCCGGCGCTATGCACTCTACATCTGCGCTTGATGCCGTCGCGGCGTCCTTCGATTCCGAGCGCCGCATAG